From Phaeocystidibacter marisrubri, the proteins below share one genomic window:
- the menA gene encoding 1,4-dihydroxy-2-naphthoate octaprenyltransferase, which produces MSAKSWVAAARLRTLPLAFSCIFLGNFLAHSKGSFEWSILIWSLVTTLLYQVLSNYANDYGDGVKGTDDIRQGEKRAVASGEISANAMRNAVWLVAIAAWLCGAWLSYIGTRHTETWVFYLFLLLNTGAVSSAIRYTVGGKAYGYKGYGDVYVLIFFGWIGVMGSFYLQTNLLNFWILLPASSIGMLAMGVLNLNNMRDMKNDVAAGKITVPVRIGLTAAKRYHTLLLFGSLVSMALYVYFQTETMGAWLFILVSPLIIIQRQKAMKAKSADEFDPLLKPLAIGTLLYALIAGVGINLHSFL; this is translated from the coding sequence ATGTCCGCTAAATCGTGGGTGGCTGCGGCCCGACTCCGAACTTTACCACTAGCATTTTCCTGTATTTTTTTGGGGAACTTCTTGGCGCATTCAAAAGGAAGTTTTGAATGGAGCATTCTCATTTGGTCGCTTGTTACCACATTGTTATATCAAGTCTTGAGCAATTATGCGAACGATTATGGAGATGGGGTAAAGGGGACGGATGATATTCGACAAGGAGAGAAGCGCGCCGTTGCATCGGGTGAAATTTCTGCCAATGCCATGCGCAATGCCGTCTGGTTGGTCGCTATCGCTGCGTGGCTGTGTGGGGCATGGTTGAGTTATATCGGAACTCGACACACCGAAACGTGGGTGTTTTACTTGTTTTTACTCCTGAATACGGGAGCCGTTTCTTCAGCTATACGTTACACTGTAGGGGGAAAAGCTTATGGTTACAAGGGATATGGCGATGTTTATGTGTTGATTTTCTTTGGATGGATTGGCGTGATGGGAAGTTTTTACCTGCAGACTAATCTCCTCAACTTTTGGATATTATTGCCAGCTTCTTCTATAGGAATGTTGGCCATGGGCGTATTGAATCTGAACAATATGCGCGATATGAAAAACGACGTAGCGGCTGGCAAAATCACTGTTCCAGTTCGAATAGGATTGACTGCAGCAAAACGCTATCATACCTTACTGCTCTTTGGTTCATTGGTCAGTATGGCGTTATACGTCTATTTTCAAACAGAAACCATGGGAGCATGGTTATTCATACTAGTGTCTCCATTGATCATTATACAACGCCAAAAAGCCATGAAGGCCAAATCGGCGGATGAGTTTGATCCACTACTAAAACCACTGGCCATAGGTACCTTGCTCTATGCACTTATAGCAGGTGTGGGTATTAATCTTCACAGCTTCTTGTAA